From Acidobacteriota bacterium, one genomic window encodes:
- a CDS encoding type II toxin-antitoxin system RelE/ParE family toxin, whose protein sequence is MADEPKPQKIPLVFYRTRSGNEPVRQWLRGLNEVERREIGKDLLRAQWHWPAGMPLCRPMGDGLWEIRTDLPTKRSARVLLCLYRKHLVVLHGFIKKTRVTPDSDLATARRRRKELER, encoded by the coding sequence ATGGCTGATGAACCAAAGCCACAGAAAATCCCGCTGGTCTTCTACCGCACGCGGTCGGGGAACGAACCCGTAAGGCAGTGGTTGAGGGGGCTGAATGAGGTCGAGCGTCGCGAGATAGGGAAGGACCTGCTGCGGGCACAATGGCACTGGCCGGCAGGCATGCCGTTGTGCCGCCCTATGGGAGACGGCCTCTGGGAAATCCGGACGGACCTGCCAACGAAACGGTCAGCGCGCGTGCTGCTTTGTCTCTACCGCAAGCACTTGGTGGTTCTGCACGGGTTCATCAAGAAAACGCGGGTAACACCGGATTCGGATTTGGCAACGGCGCGAAGGCGTCGAAAGGAATTGGAGCGATGA
- a CDS encoding helix-turn-helix domain-containing protein: protein MSKQHMGSGIDAFLQEEGIFEEAQAQAIKEVVAWQLAEAMRKKKISKNKMAKLLKTSRTQVDRLLNPESDITLGSLQRAAAMVGRRVNIELV, encoded by the coding sequence ATGAGCAAGCAGCATATGGGATCCGGCATCGATGCTTTTCTCCAGGAGGAAGGCATCTTCGAGGAAGCGCAGGCGCAGGCAATCAAGGAAGTCGTCGCATGGCAGCTTGCAGAAGCCATGAGGAAGAAGAAAATTTCCAAGAACAAGATGGCGAAGCTGCTGAAGACGAGCCGCACCCAGGTGGACCGGTTGCTCAATCCGGAAAGCGACATTACGCTTGGCAGCCTGCAACGAGCTGCTGCCATGGTCGGGCGCCGCGTTAACATCGAGTTGGTGTAG